The Edaphobacter sp. 12200R-103 genome contains a region encoding:
- a CDS encoding DEAD/DEAH box helicase: MPSTRKTSTREPDSTSKESPEGSVAQNASQVLELFHPVTARWFTTVFETPTPPQVQGWPAIARGDSTLILAPTGTGKTLTAFLWCLDRLMLHTPAETPAGCKTVYISPLKALAVDVERNLRSPLVGIANMAKQLGTPVHIPEISVRTGDTSQKDRARFRRNPGDIVITTPESLYLMLTSEAGEALRSVESIIIDEIHALVPTKRGAHLALSLERLEALTGRKLQRIGLSATQRPLEEVARFLGGAQAPAKGRSSKKTTHQHEIEAETATVLAEIEGEAEAGSLAAPLYRPVSIVNAGARKPLELKVEVPVEDMARLGQIEDQPSGPASQGPKRTSIWQSIYPRLLELIQEHTSTLIFVNARRVAERLAGSLNELAGENVARAHHGSLAALQRSEIEELLKAGRIKALVATSSLELGIDMGAIDLVIQIEAPPSVASGLQRIGRAGHQIGAPSSGIIFPKYRADLIACASVTRAMHEGHVESTRFLRNPLDVLAQQIVAIIAHPPLSIEDAERRRSARTDEEESPGISYASLFEIVRSAAPFAGLSQAVFDGVLDMLAGRYPSDEFAELRPRITWDRTRNWLTPRAGVKRIAILNAGTIPDRGTYGVFLAGERSKPVRVGELDEEMVFESRTGETFILGASAWRIEEITHDRVLVSPAPGEAGKMPFWHGDQAGRPLEFGRNIGALIRELRELPRPVAMAKLTSEHDLEPTAAENVLRYLADQEIATTVVPDDRNIVIEKVRDELGDWRVCVLTPFGSRIHAPWAMAVTAKLRAANGPEVETMWSDEGFVLRFPETDQAPDIEALLPEPEEAAEMVLRQLGSTALFAAKFRESAARALLLPRRRADGRSPLWQQRKRAYDLLSVASRYASFPILLEAYRECMRDVFDMPALMETLRLISNRTLRVHTVESRTPSPFASALLFSYVANYIYDGDAPLAERRAQALSIDQDQLRELMGDADLRELLDLSAIEQTEEQLQALAEGYQARNMDGVHDLLLRLGDLNREELLRRSVSAEVAVSVQRLQRSRRVLEVQIAGQKRFIAVEDAARYRDALGIPLPPGLPTAFLTEVPDAAVDLVRRYARTHGPFTTHEAAARFGLSPDAVEAVLRVLVHSGRVVEGGFRPGGIHREWCDAAVLRSIRRKSLARLRKEVEPVEQATLARLITRWQGVVQPRRGLDALLDVIENLQGAPLPASILESEILPARVLNYRPSDLDTLIAAGEVVWVGLDPLGERDGRIALYLSEKLSSLWPAAQDSPTPLNDREQQIIDYLRARGASFFQDLHDGLGGGYPGETLDALWSLVWKGLVTNDGLSALRAYCEKPSTSKRGTRRVHNQLGFRSRRTTPPTGQGRWALQSAAFADQQQRATAWRHALAQQLLNRYGVVFRETAHAENISGGFSAVYDVLKAMEESGKIRRGYFAADLGATQFALPAAVDLLRSLRTGAGAQADPDRIETVQLAATDPANPYGALLRWPAGGDEASSLTRSVGARVILCNGYLTAYLRRGNSALQIFLPEDEPQRSNVARAIADFLFHHAQQPDEDTEAHGGILIATINGTPVAEHWMARFLLDAGFTAGAMGFNVRRRLPTLPGVKVESRPNA, translated from the coding sequence ATGCCTTCTACACGAAAGACCTCAACGCGAGAGCCCGATAGTACCTCGAAGGAATCCCCTGAAGGATCGGTTGCGCAAAACGCGAGCCAGGTCCTCGAACTCTTTCACCCTGTCACAGCGCGGTGGTTTACGACTGTCTTTGAGACGCCGACGCCTCCCCAGGTTCAGGGATGGCCTGCCATCGCGCGCGGCGACTCGACCCTCATCCTCGCCCCCACCGGAACCGGCAAGACCCTGACGGCGTTTCTCTGGTGCCTGGACCGGCTGATGCTGCACACCCCTGCCGAAACTCCCGCAGGCTGCAAGACTGTCTACATATCGCCGCTCAAAGCACTGGCAGTTGACGTAGAGCGCAACCTTCGCTCTCCTCTAGTGGGCATCGCCAACATGGCGAAGCAGCTTGGCACCCCGGTACATATTCCGGAGATCAGCGTGCGCACCGGCGATACCTCGCAGAAGGATCGAGCACGCTTCCGAAGAAATCCCGGCGACATCGTTATCACCACGCCTGAGAGCCTCTACCTCATGCTGACCTCCGAAGCCGGCGAGGCTCTGCGCTCGGTTGAGAGCATCATCATTGACGAGATCCACGCGCTCGTACCCACCAAGCGTGGAGCGCACCTTGCCCTCTCGCTCGAGCGCCTGGAAGCATTGACCGGCCGAAAACTTCAACGCATCGGGCTCTCCGCGACCCAGAGACCGCTCGAAGAGGTTGCCCGCTTCCTCGGAGGCGCCCAGGCTCCCGCGAAAGGCCGCTCCTCGAAGAAAACGACACACCAGCATGAGATCGAAGCCGAGACCGCGACAGTCCTCGCTGAGATCGAGGGCGAAGCAGAGGCCGGAAGCCTTGCCGCCCCTCTCTATCGCCCAGTCAGTATCGTCAACGCAGGAGCGAGAAAGCCTCTCGAACTGAAGGTAGAAGTTCCGGTCGAAGATATGGCTCGCTTGGGCCAGATCGAAGATCAGCCCAGTGGTCCAGCGTCGCAGGGGCCGAAGCGAACCTCCATCTGGCAGTCCATCTATCCTCGCCTGTTGGAGCTGATCCAGGAGCACACCTCCACCCTCATCTTCGTCAACGCCCGCCGGGTAGCAGAGCGCCTCGCGGGATCACTCAATGAGCTTGCCGGTGAAAATGTCGCACGCGCCCATCACGGCTCACTAGCCGCCCTGCAGCGGAGCGAGATCGAAGAGCTTCTCAAAGCCGGCAGGATCAAGGCTCTCGTCGCCACCTCGTCGCTCGAACTCGGCATCGACATGGGTGCCATCGATCTCGTCATTCAGATCGAAGCTCCCCCTTCCGTCGCCAGCGGTCTTCAGCGCATCGGCCGCGCCGGTCACCAGATCGGCGCGCCATCCTCTGGAATTATCTTCCCCAAATATCGTGCCGACCTCATCGCCTGTGCCTCAGTCACACGCGCCATGCACGAGGGCCACGTCGAATCGACACGCTTCCTGCGCAATCCGCTCGACGTGCTCGCGCAACAGATCGTCGCCATCATCGCCCATCCTCCTCTAAGCATCGAGGACGCGGAGCGGCGCCGCTCCGCTCGTACCGACGAAGAGGAGAGCCCCGGAATCAGCTACGCTTCTCTCTTCGAGATCGTTCGTAGCGCCGCCCCGTTCGCCGGACTCAGTCAGGCCGTCTTCGATGGCGTCCTCGATATGCTGGCGGGCCGTTACCCTTCAGACGAGTTTGCCGAGCTTCGTCCGCGCATCACCTGGGACCGCACTCGCAACTGGCTCACCCCTCGCGCAGGCGTCAAACGCATCGCCATCCTAAATGCTGGCACGATCCCGGACCGCGGAACCTATGGGGTCTTCCTCGCAGGCGAACGATCCAAACCGGTGCGCGTGGGCGAACTCGACGAGGAGATGGTCTTCGAGAGCCGCACCGGCGAGACCTTCATCCTCGGCGCCTCCGCCTGGCGGATCGAAGAGATCACGCACGACCGGGTCCTCGTGTCGCCCGCCCCCGGCGAGGCCGGAAAGATGCCCTTCTGGCACGGCGATCAGGCCGGGCGTCCGCTGGAGTTCGGAAGAAACATTGGCGCGCTCATTCGCGAACTCCGCGAACTGCCCCGACCCGTCGCCATGGCGAAGCTCACCTCCGAGCACGACCTTGAACCTACCGCCGCAGAAAACGTACTGCGCTATCTTGCTGATCAGGAGATCGCCACCACCGTCGTTCCCGACGACCGGAACATCGTCATCGAAAAGGTTCGGGACGAGCTTGGCGACTGGCGCGTCTGCGTCCTCACCCCCTTCGGAAGCCGCATCCACGCCCCCTGGGCGATGGCCGTCACCGCCAAGCTGCGCGCCGCCAACGGCCCGGAGGTCGAGACCATGTGGAGCGACGAAGGCTTCGTCCTTCGCTTCCCCGAGACCGATCAGGCGCCCGATATCGAAGCTCTTCTTCCCGAGCCTGAAGAGGCCGCCGAGATGGTCCTCCGCCAGCTCGGCTCAACCGCTCTCTTCGCCGCAAAGTTCCGCGAGAGCGCCGCGCGAGCTCTTCTCCTCCCCAGGCGCAGAGCCGACGGGCGAAGCCCGCTATGGCAGCAGCGCAAACGCGCCTACGACCTGCTCAGTGTCGCCAGCCGCTACGCATCGTTCCCTATCCTGCTTGAGGCCTACCGTGAGTGCATGCGCGACGTCTTCGACATGCCCGCGCTCATGGAAACGCTTCGCCTCATCTCGAATCGCACCCTCCGCGTGCACACGGTCGAATCGCGCACGCCATCGCCCTTCGCCTCTGCCCTGCTCTTCAGCTACGTCGCGAACTACATCTATGACGGCGATGCTCCTCTGGCCGAACGTCGCGCGCAGGCGCTCTCCATCGACCAAGATCAGCTTCGCGAGCTGATGGGCGACGCCGACCTCCGCGAGCTACTCGATCTCTCCGCAATCGAGCAGACCGAAGAACAACTCCAGGCGCTCGCCGAGGGCTACCAGGCCCGCAACATGGACGGCGTCCACGATCTTCTGCTTCGTCTCGGCGATCTCAACCGCGAAGAGCTCCTGCGCCGCAGTGTAAGCGCCGAAGTCGCCGTCAGCGTACAGCGACTGCAGCGATCCCGCCGCGTCCTCGAGGTACAGATCGCCGGTCAAAAGCGCTTCATAGCCGTCGAAGACGCTGCACGCTACCGCGACGCCCTCGGCATTCCGCTGCCGCCAGGACTCCCCACCGCCTTCCTCACGGAAGTCCCCGACGCGGCGGTCGACCTCGTTCGCCGGTACGCAAGAACCCACGGCCCCTTCACCACGCACGAAGCCGCCGCTCGCTTCGGCCTCTCTCCGGATGCTGTCGAGGCAGTTCTCCGCGTACTCGTCCACTCCGGCCGCGTCGTCGAAGGAGGTTTCCGCCCCGGAGGCATCCACCGCGAGTGGTGCGACGCTGCAGTGCTCCGCTCCATCCGCCGCAAGAGTCTCGCCCGCCTCCGCAAGGAAGTAGAGCCCGTCGAACAAGCCACGCTGGCCCGGCTCATCACCCGCTGGCAGGGCGTCGTGCAACCGCGACGCGGACTCGATGCCCTACTCGACGTCATCGAAAATCTTCAGGGAGCGCCACTGCCCGCCTCCATCCTCGAATCCGAGATCCTTCCGGCCCGCGTCCTCAACTATCGGCCCTCCGATCTCGACACCCTCATCGCCGCTGGCGAGGTCGTGTGGGTCGGCCTCGACCCCCTGGGCGAACGCGACGGCAGAATTGCGCTCTACCTCTCAGAGAAGCTGTCCTCACTCTGGCCTGCCGCGCAGGACAGCCCTACCCCGCTCAACGACCGCGAGCAGCAGATCATCGATTACCTCCGCGCTCGCGGCGCATCCTTCTTCCAGGACCTACACGACGGCCTCGGCGGTGGGTATCCCGGCGAAACCCTCGACGCTCTCTGGTCGCTCGTCTGGAAGGGCCTCGTTACCAATGACGGTCTCTCTGCACTGCGCGCTTACTGCGAAAAGCCTTCGACCTCCAAACGTGGAACGCGCCGCGTTCACAACCAACTTGGCTTCCGCTCCCGCAGAACAACACCGCCAACCGGCCAGGGCCGATGGGCGCTCCAGTCAGCTGCATTCGCCGACCAACAGCAGCGTGCAACCGCGTGGCGTCATGCCCTCGCACAGCAGCTGCTCAATCGCTACGGCGTCGTCTTCCGCGAAACGGCACACGCCGAAAACATCTCCGGCGGATTCTCTGCCGTCTACGACGTCCTTAAAGCAATGGAGGAAAGCGGAAAGATTCGCCGCGGCTATTTCGCCGCCGACCTAGGAGCCACGCAGTTCGCACTCCCCGCAGCAGTCGATCTCCTTCGTTCGCTTCGTACAGGAGCCGGCGCACAGGCCGATCCCGACCGTATAGAAACCGTCCAACTCGCCGCGACCGATCCCGCAAATCCCTACGGCGCACTGCTCCGATGGCCAGCGGGTGGAGACGAAGCCTCATCGCTCACCCGCAGCGTTGGCGCACGCGTCATCCTGTGCAACGGCTATCTTACCGCCTACCTTCGGCGGGGAAACTCGGCCCTCCAGATCTTTTTGCCGGAAGACGAGCCGCAGCGCTCCAACGTCGCCCGCGCAATCGCGGACTTCCTCTTCCATCACGCGCAGCAGCCAGACGAAGACACCGAAGCACACGGCGGAATCCTAATCGCAACCATCAATGGCACCCCCGTCGCCGAGCACTGGATGGCTCGCTTCCTTCTCGATGCAGGCTTCACCGCCGGAGCCATGGGCTTCAACGTGCGCCGCCGCCTGCCCACCTTGCCCGGCGTCAAAGTCGAGTCGAGGCCGAATGCCTGA
- a CDS encoding Fpg/Nei family DNA glycosylase has product MPEGDTIYRSARALQRAIGGKVVTGFETALAKIASVDDNTPITGRTITSVESRGKWLLIHFSGDLILATHMLMSGSWHLYRTGERWHMPRSRMRIVITATDWQAVAFNVPVAELYTARSLERSSQIPRLGPDILSTDFTLQQGVERLKQHALKSPSAEVGTTLLNQRVLAGLGNVYKSEVAFSAGVHPFRAISTLIPAEIERLVEFAHRYIKANVIDGKGDGIVTYSGNRRTTHATDRRERLWVYGRQHQECRRCGATILMRRQGTGARSTYWCPDCQPWRD; this is encoded by the coding sequence ATGCCTGAGGGAGATACGATCTATCGGTCCGCCCGCGCGCTGCAACGCGCTATAGGCGGAAAAGTTGTCACCGGCTTCGAAACGGCCTTAGCCAAGATCGCCAGCGTCGACGACAACACTCCCATCACCGGCCGCACCATCACGAGTGTCGAGTCCCGCGGCAAGTGGCTCCTCATCCACTTCAGTGGCGACCTGATCCTCGCCACTCACATGCTGATGAGCGGAAGCTGGCATCTCTATCGCACCGGCGAACGCTGGCATATGCCCCGCTCGCGCATGCGAATCGTCATCACGGCCACCGACTGGCAGGCCGTCGCCTTCAACGTTCCCGTGGCCGAGTTATACACTGCTCGCTCGCTCGAACGCAGTTCGCAAATCCCCAGGCTTGGCCCCGACATCCTGTCCACAGATTTCACTCTTCAACAAGGCGTAGAACGCCTGAAGCAACACGCCCTCAAGTCACCCTCTGCCGAAGTAGGAACAACCCTGCTGAACCAGCGCGTACTCGCCGGACTCGGCAACGTCTACAAGAGCGAGGTCGCCTTCTCCGCCGGGGTACATCCCTTTCGCGCCATCAGCACACTGATCCCCGCAGAGATCGAGCGCCTCGTCGAGTTCGCACATCGCTATATAAAGGCAAACGTGATCGACGGCAAGGGCGACGGCATCGTCACCTACTCCGGAAACCGCCGCACCACCCACGCCACCGACCGCCGCGAGCGTCTTTGGGTGTACGGCAGGCAGCACCAGGAGTGCCGACGCTGCGGTGCCACGATCCTCATGCGCCGCCAGGGGACCGGGGCCCGCTCCACCTATTGGTGCCCGGATTGCCAGCCCTGGAGAGACTAG
- a CDS encoding TIM barrel protein produces MNRREFQKMSVAASLASLLPGKNVLGSAMAAAPENNAGHKFSIMLWTLPKGLTFEQQLELAAGAGFNGVEVGKEYETWTPEEWKKNLAKQHALGIAVDSAVPGRNPLADHTKRQALHDDLTKAIPGAKELGCKQFIYTAYTRVPGQSDQEKKAAIVDSLKYAADLLEKEQIEIVLEPIDLLEYPKEAVPSVAEAFEITRAVGSPRVKVLYDFYHEQKQAGNLIEKLEKNIDQVGLVHIADVPGRHQPGTGEVNYDNIYRKLAELHYDRYICMEFMSTGDPQTTLKNARLEAIKAMQSV; encoded by the coding sequence ATGAATCGTCGAGAGTTTCAAAAAATGTCCGTAGCCGCCTCGCTTGCGTCATTGCTGCCAGGCAAGAACGTACTGGGTTCGGCAATGGCTGCCGCCCCTGAGAACAACGCTGGCCACAAGTTTTCGATCATGTTGTGGACCCTTCCCAAAGGGCTTACGTTTGAGCAGCAACTGGAACTGGCTGCAGGAGCTGGATTTAATGGGGTCGAGGTCGGAAAAGAGTACGAGACGTGGACCCCGGAGGAGTGGAAGAAGAACCTGGCCAAGCAGCATGCTCTGGGAATCGCAGTGGACAGCGCGGTGCCAGGCAGGAATCCACTGGCGGACCACACAAAGCGGCAGGCACTGCACGACGACCTGACGAAGGCGATTCCGGGAGCGAAAGAGCTGGGCTGCAAGCAGTTTATCTACACGGCGTATACACGTGTCCCGGGTCAGAGCGACCAGGAGAAGAAAGCTGCGATTGTAGATTCGCTGAAGTACGCCGCTGATCTTCTGGAGAAGGAGCAGATCGAGATTGTACTGGAGCCGATTGACCTGCTGGAGTACCCCAAGGAGGCGGTTCCGAGCGTAGCCGAGGCCTTCGAGATTACGCGAGCGGTAGGCAGCCCGAGGGTTAAGGTTCTGTACGACTTTTATCACGAGCAGAAACAGGCAGGAAACCTGATCGAAAAACTGGAGAAGAACATCGACCAGGTAGGTCTGGTGCATATCGCGGATGTTCCTGGACGGCATCAGCCGGGTACGGGCGAGGTCAACTACGACAATATCTATCGCAAGCTGGCGGAACTGCACTACGACCGCTATATCTGCATGGAGTTCATGTCGACCGGCGATCCGCAGACGACGCTGAAGAATGCGCGGCTGGAGGCGATCAAGGCGATGCAGTCGGTTTAG
- a CDS encoding cytochrome c, whose translation MKKLFRHLAPATLLLLTGALPSHAQFPRSPVKPEAAEAGAQIYSSKCASCHGEDARGTASAPDLLRSLPVLHDRRQMLYGKELAPLLAKGPNHNFNFDEKQLADISQFLTKSINSILRSGYNSQPTNLLSGDAKAGEAYFNGAGGCNKCHSTTEDLAHVGTRYAPAALQQKFLFPNFGLFLRKKVQVTVQLASGKSYTGDLVHLDDFTVTLHEKSGETRSFNRTARIKVTEENPYAGHIALLDKYTDADIHNLTTYLATLK comes from the coding sequence TTGAAGAAGCTATTCCGGCACCTTGCACCAGCCACCCTTCTCTTATTGACGGGGGCGCTCCCATCGCATGCCCAGTTCCCCCGTTCTCCGGTAAAGCCCGAAGCCGCCGAGGCAGGCGCTCAAATCTATAGCTCCAAATGTGCCAGCTGCCACGGCGAAGACGCTCGTGGAACCGCCAGCGCGCCCGACCTGCTGCGCTCGCTACCCGTCCTCCACGATCGCCGGCAGATGCTCTACGGCAAGGAACTGGCGCCCCTACTCGCGAAGGGTCCAAACCACAACTTCAACTTCGACGAAAAGCAGCTCGCGGATATCTCGCAGTTCCTCACCAAGTCCATTAACAGCATCCTGAGGAGCGGCTACAACTCGCAGCCCACTAATCTGCTGAGCGGCGATGCCAAGGCTGGCGAAGCCTATTTCAACGGCGCTGGCGGCTGCAACAAATGTCACTCCACCACAGAAGACCTGGCGCACGTCGGCACCCGGTACGCCCCGGCCGCCCTGCAGCAAAAGTTCCTCTTCCCGAACTTTGGTCTGTTTCTGCGGAAGAAGGTTCAGGTGACGGTTCAGCTTGCGTCAGGCAAGAGCTACACAGGCGATCTCGTCCACTTGGACGACTTCACCGTCACCCTGCACGAAAAATCCGGTGAGACTCGTTCGTTCAACCGCACTGCTCGCATCAAGGTGACGGAAGAGAATCCCTACGCTGGGCACATCGCACTGCTCGACAAGTACACCGACGCCGACATTCACAACCTGACGACTTACCTGGCCACGCTCAAATGA
- a CDS encoding acido-empty-quinoprotein group A codes for MKKIFSASLLALLLLPSMSHAQEESASTSTAALSKLTDSWPTYNGDYSGRRYSSLAKINTTTVKQLSLAWTYRIETTTAGGKRISATPLEVDGILYFTVPSHVWAVDARTGRKLWQFDWASKGGEAIGNRGAAVKGDTVYFETEDCNLVAIDRNTGKEKWHAPIGNPDQFYFGSVAPVIVKNHVMVGVSGDDFDIPGYIEAHDPETGALQWRWYTHPEPGTPEAKTWPNDEAMTHGGGMTWVAGTYDPELNLYYFGTGNAQPVINGLARPGANLFTSTICALNPDTGKLVWYFQPNPHDTHDWDAVQTPVLFDGIIKGQKHKLLAQASRNGWFFVLDRTNGKNLLTTPFAKQNWTLGVDDKGSPIPNPEKMAHTNGSLLAPNQAGAANWYPPSFSPLTGLFYVPAYDAYSVYYIYDNNKKPEGWAGNDRGGWSSASLRALDYKTGKVRWDHKWPTSGGRSGILTTAGNVLFTGDTTSNLVAFNATTGAILWHAGLGNIVTNGPITFELDGLQYVVAAAGDTLYAFNLR; via the coding sequence ATGAAAAAGATCTTCTCTGCATCTCTTCTCGCTCTACTGCTCCTGCCGTCGATGTCGCACGCTCAGGAAGAGTCCGCCAGCACTTCTACGGCTGCCCTATCGAAGCTCACCGACAGCTGGCCCACGTACAACGGCGACTACTCTGGCCGGCGTTACAGCTCACTCGCAAAGATCAACACCACCACGGTCAAGCAGCTCTCGCTCGCCTGGACCTATCGCATTGAGACCACCACCGCCGGCGGCAAGCGCATTTCCGCAACACCTCTCGAAGTCGACGGCATTCTCTACTTCACCGTCCCCAGCCACGTATGGGCCGTGGATGCTCGCACCGGACGCAAGCTGTGGCAGTTCGACTGGGCCAGCAAGGGCGGCGAAGCCATCGGCAATCGCGGAGCAGCTGTCAAAGGTGACACCGTCTACTTTGAGACCGAAGACTGCAACCTCGTCGCCATCGACCGCAACACCGGCAAGGAAAAGTGGCACGCCCCTATCGGCAATCCCGATCAGTTCTACTTCGGCAGCGTCGCTCCAGTCATCGTCAAGAATCACGTGATGGTCGGCGTGAGCGGCGACGACTTCGACATTCCTGGATACATTGAAGCACACGATCCAGAAACCGGCGCGCTGCAATGGCGCTGGTACACCCACCCTGAACCCGGTACACCCGAAGCCAAGACCTGGCCCAACGACGAAGCCATGACGCACGGTGGCGGCATGACCTGGGTCGCCGGAACCTACGACCCTGAGTTGAATCTCTACTACTTCGGAACCGGCAACGCCCAGCCGGTTATCAATGGCCTTGCCCGCCCGGGAGCGAACCTCTTTACCTCGACCATCTGCGCCCTCAATCCCGATACCGGCAAGCTCGTCTGGTACTTCCAGCCCAATCCGCACGACACGCACGACTGGGACGCCGTACAGACTCCCGTGCTCTTCGACGGCATCATCAAGGGTCAGAAACACAAGCTCCTCGCGCAGGCCAGCCGAAACGGTTGGTTCTTCGTTCTCGATCGCACCAACGGCAAAAATCTGCTGACCACGCCATTTGCCAAGCAGAATTGGACCCTCGGCGTCGACGACAAAGGTTCCCCCATCCCTAACCCCGAGAAGATGGCCCACACCAACGGCTCGCTCCTAGCTCCCAATCAGGCAGGCGCAGCCAACTGGTACCCACCCAGCTTCAGCCCGCTGACCGGACTCTTCTACGTGCCCGCGTACGACGCCTACAGCGTCTATTACATCTACGACAACAACAAGAAACCCGAAGGTTGGGCAGGTAACGACCGCGGTGGCTGGTCGAGCGCCTCGCTCCGCGCCCTCGACTACAAGACCGGCAAGGTCCGCTGGGACCACAAATGGCCAACATCAGGTGGCCGCTCCGGTATCCTCACCACCGCGGGCAATGTACTTTTCACTGGCGATACTACATCGAACCTCGTCGCCTTTAACGCCACCACGGGAGCCATCCTCTGGCACGCCGGACTGGGCAACATCGTCACCAACGGCCCCATTACCTTCGAGCTTGATGGCCTGCAGTACGTCGTAGCAGCAGCGGGTGACACACTCTATGCCTTCAACCTGCGCTAA
- a CDS encoding dipeptidase, translating to MGRSCVQEGGSVLSRRRFLGYSAAAPFALRSMIAAAEDQAAPAVSARAKEIHQRAFIFDGHVHALDREFYHGGSMGERKSDGQWDLVRAREGGEGAFFLSVFIPEEYYPSRFETKQAMRRMDHARRQLEENRDKVELALNADDVERIRAKGKMAAVLDIEGSYDLDGDLGVLRDMHRLGLRSAQLSAHNWDQNYADSCCSAAKVNGLNAHGRAVIKEMNRLGMVINVSHSSDEAISQAIDASEVPVIATHHGLRQVNNIPRNMPDKLLEKLATKGGVIGFQIGSEFNYLPEYKWITAERGKTFFDTASIPDKVKGKTIYEVDSLVASGYPMKGATVPDSVAMKVDDWVGVVDRAIKLVGEDHVAIGTDFDGGPTLAKGMRDVRDLPMVTDAMLRRGYSEERIKKFWGGNLLRCFRKINEGKA from the coding sequence GTGGGGAGAAGCTGTGTGCAGGAAGGTGGATCGGTGCTGAGCAGACGGAGGTTTCTGGGATACAGTGCGGCGGCGCCGTTTGCATTGCGATCGATGATAGCCGCAGCGGAAGATCAGGCTGCACCGGCAGTTTCGGCTCGCGCGAAGGAGATTCATCAGCGAGCCTTTATCTTTGATGGGCATGTACATGCGTTGGATCGGGAGTTCTACCACGGCGGAAGCATGGGAGAGCGCAAGAGCGATGGACAGTGGGACCTGGTGCGGGCTCGGGAAGGCGGGGAGGGAGCGTTCTTTCTGTCGGTCTTTATTCCGGAGGAGTATTACCCGAGCCGCTTCGAGACCAAGCAGGCGATGCGCCGGATGGACCATGCCCGGAGGCAGTTGGAGGAGAACAGGGACAAGGTCGAGCTGGCGCTGAATGCCGATGACGTGGAGCGCATTCGTGCCAAGGGGAAGATGGCGGCCGTGCTCGACATTGAAGGCAGCTATGACCTGGACGGAGACCTGGGAGTGCTGCGGGATATGCACCGGCTGGGACTGCGGTCGGCTCAGCTTTCAGCGCATAACTGGGACCAGAACTATGCGGATTCGTGCTGCTCGGCGGCGAAGGTGAATGGGCTAAATGCTCACGGGCGCGCGGTGATCAAGGAGATGAACCGCCTGGGCATGGTGATCAACGTCTCGCATTCTTCGGATGAGGCGATCTCGCAGGCGATCGATGCCAGCGAAGTTCCGGTGATCGCGACCCATCACGGACTGCGGCAGGTGAACAATATTCCGCGAAATATGCCCGATAAGCTGCTGGAGAAACTGGCGACGAAGGGTGGCGTGATCGGGTTTCAGATTGGAAGCGAGTTCAACTATCTGCCCGAGTACAAGTGGATCACGGCAGAGCGGGGCAAGACTTTTTTCGATACGGCCAGCATTCCCGACAAGGTGAAAGGCAAGACGATCTACGAGGTAGATTCGCTGGTCGCGTCGGGGTATCCGATGAAAGGCGCGACGGTTCCGGATTCGGTGGCGATGAAGGTGGACGACTGGGTGGGCGTGGTGGACCGGGCGATCAAACTGGTGGGCGAAGATCATGTTGCGATCGGTACAGACTTCGACGGCGGACCCACACTGGCGAAGGGAATGCGTGATGTGCGTGATCTTCCAATGGTGACCGATGCGATGTTGCGCAGGGGGTACAGCGAGGAGAGGATCAAAAAGTTCTGGGGCGGGAATCTTCTGCGGTGCTTCAGAAAGATAAATGAAGGAAAGGCTTGA